The proteins below come from a single Insulibacter thermoxylanivorax genomic window:
- a CDS encoding S41 family peptidase — MTKGKFFTTFSGKTNTQTTLLMNPRAGSAMRRSSSMTLKRKFLICLLTFVLLAAYPISTYAAESSSKNGMQVLEEIMNLLRDHHLQNVSQEQLVDAAIRGMVESLDDPYTVYMNAEEWEGYQSSIEQEYVGIGIQLGEDERGVYAQDVFPGSPAQEAGILKGDYIIAVNGQDTTAMTADEIVEMILGDENTTVVVTISRAGSPMTYKMERRPVKIPNVETRWFSEGYGYIHIKMFSNDADELVEEAVKEMKKKGLKGLVVDVRGNPGGYLDTVAYITGEFLADGVVMHTRDKDGLDSPISIQNGNQLDVPVVILIDERSASGSEVLAGALQDHKLAKVIGVPSYGKGSVQSIFPLSNGGVLKTTVQEYLTPHGHPVNGVGIKPDLEVQGSLPQLLTGLREVGLTKLTLRAAQHELLINDVNFNESLPYIVQEDRVYVHSRVLAALSGLQVTWDGAAQQVVLQGHNTDYRYSLDAPEVLQQEGMTYLELNSFADEAAGFSWSYADGVLTLSIE, encoded by the coding sequence ATGACGAAAGGCAAATTTTTCACGACTTTCAGCGGCAAGACGAACACGCAAACCACACTACTCATGAATCCCCGGGCGGGTTCAGCGATGCGCAGAAGCAGCAGCATGACGCTCAAGCGCAAATTCCTCATCTGCCTTCTCACCTTCGTCCTGCTGGCCGCTTATCCGATCTCGACCTATGCGGCCGAATCCTCTTCCAAGAACGGCATGCAAGTCCTTGAAGAGATCATGAACTTATTAAGAGATCATCATCTGCAGAATGTCAGTCAAGAGCAGCTGGTCGACGCTGCGATCAGAGGGATGGTTGAGTCCCTCGACGATCCTTACACGGTATATATGAATGCAGAAGAGTGGGAAGGGTATCAAAGCTCCATCGAGCAGGAATACGTGGGCATCGGAATCCAGCTTGGCGAGGACGAGCGCGGCGTATATGCACAGGATGTGTTCCCTGGCTCGCCGGCGCAGGAAGCCGGGATCCTGAAAGGGGACTATATCATCGCCGTGAACGGTCAGGATACAACGGCCATGACTGCCGATGAGATCGTTGAGATGATCCTCGGGGACGAGAACACCACCGTGGTAGTCACCATCTCCCGCGCCGGGTCACCGATGACCTACAAGATGGAGAGACGTCCCGTCAAGATCCCTAATGTGGAAACCCGCTGGTTCAGTGAAGGTTACGGATATATCCACATCAAGATGTTCTCCAACGATGCGGATGAATTGGTTGAGGAAGCTGTCAAAGAGATGAAGAAGAAAGGTCTCAAAGGACTCGTCGTCGATGTGCGCGGCAATCCCGGCGGTTACTTGGACACCGTGGCCTATATCACAGGAGAATTTCTCGCCGACGGCGTTGTCATGCATACGCGGGATAAGGATGGTCTGGACAGCCCGATCTCCATCCAGAACGGCAACCAATTGGATGTCCCTGTGGTCATCCTGATCGATGAGCGAAGTGCGAGCGGCTCCGAAGTGCTGGCAGGTGCGTTGCAGGATCATAAGCTGGCGAAGGTGATCGGGGTGCCTTCTTACGGCAAAGGCAGCGTGCAGTCGATCTTTCCGTTGTCGAACGGCGGCGTGCTGAAAACCACGGTTCAGGAATATCTGACACCGCACGGCCATCCTGTGAACGGCGTGGGGATTAAGCCGGATCTTGAAGTTCAGGGCAGCCTTCCTCAATTGTTAACCGGCTTGCGCGAGGTCGGCTTAACGAAGTTAACGCTTCGTGCAGCGCAGCATGAGCTGTTAATTAACGACGTTAACTTTAATGAATCTCTGCCGTACATCGTCCAAGAGGATCGCGTCTATGTTCATTCGCGGGTACTCGCTGCACTTTCGGGCTTGCAGGTGACGTGGGACGGCGCGGCCCAACAAGTGGTGCTGCAAGGGCATAATACCGATTACCGCTATTCCCTGGATGCACCGGAAGTGTTACAGCAAGAGGGTATGACCTATCTGGAGCTCAACAGCTTTGCAGATGAAGCAGCGGGATTCAGCTGGTCCTATGCCGACGGTGTCTTAACGCTGTCGATCGAGTAA
- the mutS gene encoding DNA mismatch repair protein MutS yields MAQYTPMIQQYLQIKAQVPDAFLFFRLGDFYEMFFDDAILAAKELEITLTGRDGGAEERIPMCGVPYHSAENYIARLIEKGYKVAICEQVEDPAEAKGVVRREIVRIVTPGTIMEDKTLQSSANNFIMSVAEETLQDGGQRWAIAACDLSTGELYVTDFEADQEQLYEELNAYDPAEVIAEGGLQAVVHRFHEQMNKKMLITTSGTRDSEIAERHFPQQELDALSSAARICIDQLMTYLYDTQKRSLSHIREIRRYDKQQYMILDPYTRRNLELTETSRDRSKKGSLLWLLDKTVTAMGGRMLRRWVDKPLLSKQQIEQRQEAVECLVGQLITREELRQQLREIYDMERLVGRVVYGTANARDLNALKQSLRQVPQLIELAVSSGSETLQQLVQDTDPCQDIAEWIEQTIVDDPPISVREGGLIKPGCDEKLDQLREASTNGKRWIAELEQRERERTGIKSLKVGFNKVFGYYIEVTRANLHALPEGIYERKQTLANAERFITPELKEKEALILEAEEKMVDIEYDLFCRLRERIAAETGRLQKAAEMIAVIDALQSLATVSAERRYRKPLITDQYDMEIIEGRHPVVEAVLGADEPFIANDTKLSYDECRMMLITGPNMAGKSTYMRQVAYIAIMAQIGCFVPAGEATLPIVDRIFTRIGAADDVIGGQSTFMVEMKDIQQMTARATPRSLVIIDELGRGTSTGEGMAIAQSVIEYIHDRIGCKTLVSTHFHELAHLEQSLKYLQNFRMDVKESGEEVTFLRKLIRGAADTSYGIYCAKIAGLPESIISRAYQILNTLEIRTSELQSAVASQPVQLSLFDDVAAIQESSEQRQPDLQHHAAQPPAMQTLQPDVQPAATSANSVPSAQNLQISDVPHPAAEVYKRVQEADLMNMTPLQAMQFILELKSIK; encoded by the coding sequence TTGGCCCAATATACCCCGATGATCCAACAATATTTGCAGATCAAAGCACAGGTGCCGGATGCTTTTTTATTTTTCCGGCTTGGTGATTTCTATGAAATGTTCTTCGACGATGCGATCTTGGCAGCGAAGGAACTGGAGATTACGCTGACCGGCCGGGACGGCGGCGCGGAGGAGCGCATCCCGATGTGCGGCGTTCCCTATCATTCTGCCGAGAACTACATCGCTAGATTGATAGAGAAAGGCTATAAGGTAGCCATCTGTGAACAAGTAGAAGATCCCGCCGAAGCCAAAGGCGTCGTGCGCCGCGAGATCGTGCGTATCGTGACGCCGGGCACGATCATGGAGGACAAGACGCTGCAGAGCTCGGCGAATAACTTCATCATGTCCGTCGCTGAGGAGACATTGCAAGACGGCGGGCAGCGCTGGGCGATTGCGGCCTGCGACTTGTCCACCGGAGAGCTGTACGTGACGGACTTCGAGGCCGATCAGGAGCAGCTGTACGAGGAGCTCAATGCGTACGATCCGGCTGAGGTGATCGCAGAAGGCGGCCTCCAAGCGGTCGTACATAGATTCCATGAACAGATGAACAAGAAGATGCTGATCACGACCAGCGGGACCAGGGATTCGGAGATCGCTGAGCGGCATTTTCCGCAGCAGGAGCTGGATGCTCTGTCTTCCGCAGCCCGGATCTGCATCGATCAGCTTATGACGTATCTCTACGATACGCAGAAGCGGTCTCTGTCCCATATCCGCGAGATTCGCCGCTATGACAAGCAGCAGTATATGATCCTCGATCCATACACACGGCGCAATCTTGAATTGACAGAGACCAGCCGCGACCGCTCGAAGAAAGGCTCCCTGTTGTGGCTGCTGGACAAGACGGTCACGGCGATGGGCGGACGCATGCTGCGCCGCTGGGTGGACAAGCCCCTGCTCAGCAAACAGCAGATCGAACAGCGGCAGGAGGCCGTGGAATGCCTGGTCGGACAGCTGATCACCCGGGAAGAGCTGAGGCAGCAGCTGCGCGAGATCTATGATATGGAACGGCTCGTCGGCCGGGTCGTCTATGGGACGGCGAATGCCCGTGACCTCAATGCGCTGAAGCAGTCTCTGAGGCAAGTGCCGCAGCTGATCGAACTGGCCGTATCTTCGGGGTCCGAGACCTTGCAGCAGCTCGTCCAGGACACCGACCCCTGTCAGGATATCGCTGAATGGATCGAGCAGACGATTGTTGACGATCCGCCGATCTCCGTGCGTGAAGGCGGTTTGATCAAACCCGGCTGCGATGAGAAGCTGGACCAGCTGCGGGAAGCCAGCACCAACGGCAAACGCTGGATCGCTGAATTGGAACAGCGTGAACGGGAGCGTACGGGCATCAAGTCCTTGAAGGTAGGATTCAACAAGGTATTCGGCTATTACATCGAAGTGACCCGGGCGAATCTTCATGCTCTGCCGGAAGGCATCTATGAGCGCAAGCAGACTTTGGCGAATGCGGAACGCTTCATCACCCCCGAGCTGAAGGAGAAGGAAGCGCTCATCCTGGAAGCCGAGGAGAAGATGGTCGATATCGAATACGATCTGTTCTGCCGGCTCCGCGAACGCATCGCGGCCGAGACCGGGCGCTTGCAGAAAGCGGCGGAGATGATCGCTGTCATCGATGCCTTGCAGTCCCTTGCAACGGTAAGCGCCGAACGACGTTATCGCAAGCCATTGATCACCGATCAATATGATATGGAGATCATCGAAGGACGGCATCCCGTCGTCGAAGCGGTACTTGGCGCCGATGAACCCTTCATCGCCAACGATACCAAGCTGAGTTACGATGAATGCCGGATGATGCTGATCACCGGACCGAATATGGCCGGCAAGAGCACCTACATGCGGCAGGTCGCTTATATCGCCATCATGGCGCAGATCGGCTGTTTCGTGCCGGCGGGAGAAGCAACGCTGCCGATCGTCGATCGCATCTTCACGCGGATCGGCGCTGCCGATGATGTCATCGGCGGGCAGTCGACCTTCATGGTAGAGATGAAGGATATCCAACAGATGACCGCTCGTGCTACACCGCGCAGCCTTGTGATCATCGATGAATTGGGACGCGGCACTTCGACGGGAGAAGGCATGGCGATAGCCCAGTCGGTGATCGAATATATCCATGACCGGATCGGCTGCAAGACGTTGGTGTCCACGCATTTTCATGAATTGGCCCATCTCGAACAGTCGCTTAAGTACCTGCAGAACTTTCGCATGGATGTGAAGGAAAGCGGCGAAGAGGTAACGTTCCTGCGCAAGTTAATCCGCGGTGCGGCCGATACGAGCTACGGAATCTATTGTGCGAAGATCGCCGGCTTGCCGGAATCGATCATCAGCCGTGCTTATCAGATCCTGAATACACTGGAGATCCGCACAAGCGAACTGCAATCCGCCGTGGCTTCCCAGCCCGTGCAGTTAAGTCTCTTCGATGATGTCGCGGCGATCCAAGAATCAAGCGAGCAGCGACAGCCGGATCTGCAGCACCATGCTGCCCAACCGCCAGCGATGCAGACCCTGCAGCCGGATGTTCAGCCAGCAGCAACTTCTGCAAATTCTGTACCTTCTGCACAGAATCTCCAGATAAGCGATGTGCCGCATCCCGCGGCAGAGGTGTACAAGCGTGTTCAAGAAGCTGATCTCATGAACATGACTCCGCTGCAAGCGATGCAATTCATACTGGAACTAAAATCCATCAAATAA
- a CDS encoding putative amidoligase domain-containing protein, which yields MATAAERAETLGYEAYQRWLGRVIPHLGLMGTAASSAETWLEGYEGWRYAGRAYQRKVFRRIMAWCGVLTDEERGAAAMTPEYEVAVVEHRVVAVYHRVVARSGGALGLPRELPLPAGGADSDRLLRRLARTAVRAVYALGLDFGLVRIVSAPRGRLAVRGVNPFPASMPEGLAGKFAAALADKAAADRAAQRVSTTDVILGLDVEFVLTTSRGELVPADRFLPRSGTAGYDAAMFGGSVVHALAELRPAPSGEPRQLFANLQRAMREAALRITDPALEWRAGGSPAAGCYTGGHIHLSGVPLTFGLLRKLDDYLALPLSLLEDPRCLVRRPTFGWLGNARLKPHGGFEYRTPASWLVSPIVTRGVIALAKLIAAHGHVLTANPSLDLRIQRAYYEGRKEVLREWIPLWMNEIKQAPSYASLAMDLEPFIHLIESGWTWNEDDDFRSVWGTPGFSDLSNDRFTFTTGSA from the coding sequence ATGGCGACAGCGGCAGAACGGGCGGAAACGCTCGGATATGAAGCATATCAGCGTTGGCTGGGAAGAGTCATTCCACATCTGGGGCTTATGGGGACAGCGGCCTCGTCAGCCGAGACCTGGCTGGAAGGTTATGAGGGATGGCGGTACGCAGGGCGTGCTTATCAGCGCAAGGTATTCCGCCGGATCATGGCGTGGTGCGGGGTGCTGACAGATGAGGAGCGGGGAGCGGCAGCGATGACGCCGGAATACGAAGTGGCCGTCGTCGAGCACCGCGTGGTCGCCGTTTATCATCGCGTTGTGGCGAGGAGCGGCGGTGCACTCGGCTTGCCGCGGGAACTGCCGCTCCCCGCGGGCGGAGCAGACAGCGATCGCCTGCTCCGCCGCTTGGCGCGCACGGCGGTGCGCGCCGTATATGCGCTGGGCCTGGACTTTGGCCTGGTGCGCATCGTCTCCGCGCCGCGCGGCCGTCTGGCCGTACGCGGCGTGAATCCCTTCCCGGCGAGCATGCCCGAAGGGCTCGCCGGGAAATTCGCGGCGGCGCTAGCGGATAAAGCCGCCGCCGATCGAGCCGCGCAGCGCGTCAGCACGACCGATGTGATCCTCGGCCTCGATGTGGAGTTCGTGCTGACGACTTCGCGCGGCGAGTTGGTGCCGGCCGACCGCTTCCTGCCGCGCAGCGGAACGGCCGGCTATGACGCTGCCATGTTCGGCGGCAGCGTCGTCCATGCGCTGGCCGAACTGCGGCCGGCGCCGAGCGGCGAACCGCGGCAGCTGTTTGCCAATCTCCAGCGCGCCATGCGCGAAGCGGCACTTCGCATCACCGATCCCGCCCTCGAATGGCGTGCGGGCGGCTCTCCTGCGGCCGGCTGTTACACCGGCGGGCACATCCATCTAAGCGGTGTTCCACTTACCTTCGGGCTGCTGCGCAAGCTTGACGATTACCTCGCACTGCCGCTCTCGCTCCTCGAAGACCCGCGCTGCCTGGTGCGGCGTCCAACCTTTGGCTGGCTGGGCAATGCCCGTCTCAAACCGCATGGCGGGTTTGAATATCGCACGCCGGCCAGCTGGCTTGTCTCGCCCATCGTCACCCGCGGCGTTATCGCCTTAGCCAAGCTGATCGCTGCTCACGGGCATGTCCTTACGGCCAATCCGTCCCTTGACCTTCGTATACAGCGGGCGTACTATGAAGGCAGGAAAGAAGTGCTCCGAGAATGGATTCCCCTGTGGATGAACGAGATCAAGCAGGCGCCCTCCTATGCTTCGCTCGCTATGGATTTGGAGCCTTTCATCCACTTGATCGAATCAGGCTGGACCTGGAACGAGGATGACGATTTCCGCTCGGTCTGGGGAACCCCGGGTTTCTCAGATCTCTCCAATGATCGATTCACGTTCACAACGGGATCTGCGTAG
- a CDS encoding outer spore coat protein CotE, which translates to MSIVKDTRCREIITKAVCGKGRKFSQVTHTVTPPHRPSSILGAWLINHQYDAVRSGDGIEVVGTYDINIWYSYDKNTKTDVAKETISYSEIVPLSYLDPKHRTSTEEVTAQATQEPSCVEASVSSNGQHVIIRVEREFEAEMIAETKVCVVVCEGGCDDFGDKTLDFGDSISGDFDDLDADLLDDEL; encoded by the coding sequence ATGTCGATCGTAAAAGACACACGCTGCCGTGAGATCATCACCAAAGCAGTATGCGGCAAGGGTCGTAAGTTCTCACAAGTGACACATACCGTAACCCCGCCCCACAGACCGTCGAGCATTCTGGGCGCATGGCTTATAAACCACCAGTACGACGCGGTCAGAAGCGGTGACGGCATCGAGGTGGTAGGTACTTATGATATTAACATCTGGTATTCATACGACAAGAACACCAAAACGGACGTAGCTAAGGAAACGATCTCCTATTCCGAAATCGTACCGCTGTCCTATCTGGATCCGAAACACCGCACTTCCACGGAAGAAGTAACAGCGCAAGCGACGCAGGAACCAAGCTGTGTGGAAGCCAGCGTGTCATCCAACGGTCAACATGTGATCATCCGCGTGGAACGGGAATTCGAGGCGGAGATGATCGCCGAAACCAAGGTATGCGTGGTCGTATGTGAAGGCGGCTGCGATGATTTTGGTGATAAGACGCTTGATTTCGGCGACAGCATCTCGGGAGACTTCGACGACTTGGATGCAGATCTGTTGGATGATGAACTGTAA
- a CDS encoding methylated-DNA--[protein]-cysteine S-methyltransferase: MLEVETEKKVWWATLSFEHWKFVVAAVEEGLCYIDREEQPYDEWLAWTGKHCRGYTLVQDPERMRPYIEQIEAYLKGQLKEFDMPLVYKGTAFQEAVWRSLCKIPYGETVTYAQIADAIGRPKAVRAVGAAVGANPLMIVIPCHRVIGKDRTLTGFGGGLDLKTRLLAIEGLTVRDGVVEG, from the coding sequence ATGCTGGAAGTGGAGACAGAGAAGAAGGTATGGTGGGCGACGCTTTCTTTTGAACATTGGAAATTCGTCGTCGCAGCAGTTGAAGAAGGATTGTGTTATATCGATCGGGAGGAGCAGCCCTATGATGAATGGTTGGCCTGGACTGGAAAGCACTGCCGAGGGTACACCCTTGTGCAGGATCCGGAACGGATGCGTCCATATATAGAACAAATTGAGGCCTATCTGAAAGGTCAGCTTAAAGAGTTCGATATGCCTCTGGTGTATAAGGGAACGGCTTTCCAGGAGGCGGTGTGGCGTTCCCTGTGCAAGATCCCATACGGGGAAACGGTGACTTACGCGCAGATCGCAGACGCGATCGGCCGTCCGAAGGCTGTACGTGCAGTAGGCGCGGCAGTTGGTGCGAACCCTTTGATGATCGTTATTCCGTGTCACCGGGTCATTGGGAAGGATCGGACGTTGACGGGATTCGGCGGCGGTCTTGACCTGAAAACGAGGCTGCTTGCGATCGAAGGTCTCACCGTGAGAGATGGGGTTGTGGAGGGTTGA
- a CDS encoding carboxypeptidase M32: MSNTNEIKTRFMERLRTIKSYGEAVGLLLWDLRTGAPKKGVAQRSKTVGLLHTEAHKLTVSDEMGKMLEALAQPDVFTGLSEIEQRAVETMKLQYDRSRKIPTDQFQAYVTLTAEAESVWEEAKRNADFKAFQPYLEKIVDYNRKFAELWGYEDHPYNALLEDYEPGLTVRQLDEWFGQVKDQLVPLVAQVKDSGIKPDTSFLNQPFDKEKQLAFNRYIVQELGYDFNAGRIDETEHPFAIGLNPGDVRITTRFKPDELTFALFSTIHECGHALYEQNIAEEIAGTTLAQGASYGIHESQSRFWEIFIGMSRPFWNRYLPELQKHFPGQLDEVTVDQFYRAINKSEPSLIRIEADELTYNLHIMIRYEIEKQLIAGQIEVKDLPEIWNAKYEEYLGLRPQHDGEGVLQDVHWSGGSFGYFPSYSLGNMYAAQITAAIRRDLPNLDELVEQGEFAPIKNWLTERIYRHGAVMKPERFIVQVTGEELNVQYLLDHLKTKFGELYELE; this comes from the coding sequence ATGTCGAATACGAACGAGATCAAAACAAGATTTATGGAACGCCTGCGAACGATCAAGAGCTACGGAGAAGCGGTAGGGCTCCTGCTCTGGGATCTGCGCACCGGCGCCCCAAAGAAAGGCGTGGCACAGCGTTCCAAGACCGTGGGCTTGCTGCATACGGAAGCGCACAAATTAACGGTCTCCGATGAGATGGGAAAGATGCTGGAGGCGCTTGCTCAGCCGGACGTGTTCACCGGTCTAAGCGAAATCGAACAGCGCGCGGTGGAGACGATGAAGCTGCAGTATGATCGCAGCCGGAAGATCCCTACGGATCAGTTCCAAGCCTATGTCACGCTTACCGCGGAGGCGGAATCGGTCTGGGAAGAGGCGAAGCGAAACGCTGACTTCAAAGCGTTCCAGCCTTATCTGGAGAAGATCGTCGATTATAACCGCAAATTCGCTGAGCTGTGGGGATATGAAGATCATCCGTATAACGCTCTGCTGGAGGACTATGAACCCGGCTTAACGGTGCGTCAGCTCGATGAATGGTTCGGTCAAGTGAAAGATCAGTTGGTGCCCCTCGTCGCTCAGGTGAAGGACAGCGGCATCAAACCGGATACGTCCTTCCTGAATCAACCGTTTGACAAAGAGAAACAACTCGCCTTCAACCGCTACATCGTACAGGAGCTTGGCTATGACTTCAACGCCGGCCGGATCGATGAGACGGAGCATCCTTTTGCTATAGGATTGAATCCGGGAGACGTGCGGATCACGACGCGTTTCAAACCGGATGAACTCACCTTTGCTCTTTTCAGTACGATTCATGAATGCGGTCATGCGCTCTATGAGCAGAACATCGCTGAAGAGATCGCTGGAACGACTTTGGCACAGGGGGCTTCCTACGGCATCCATGAATCCCAGTCCCGTTTCTGGGAGATCTTCATCGGCATGAGCCGTCCGTTCTGGAACCGTTACTTGCCGGAACTGCAGAAGCATTTCCCGGGGCAGTTGGATGAGGTTACGGTGGATCAATTCTACCGCGCCATCAACAAATCCGAGCCGTCCCTGATCCGGATCGAAGCCGATGAGCTTACTTATAATCTGCATATCATGATTCGTTATGAGATCGAGAAGCAGTTAATCGCAGGACAGATTGAAGTGAAGGACCTGCCTGAGATCTGGAATGCAAAATACGAGGAATACCTGGGGCTGCGCCCGCAGCATGACGGCGAAGGCGTACTGCAGGATGTTCACTGGTCCGGCGGCTCCTTCGGCTACTTCCCATCCTACTCGCTGGGGAATATGTACGCTGCCCAGATCACAGCGGCGATTCGCCGAGATCTGCCTAATCTGGATGAGCTTGTGGAGCAAGGGGAGTTCGCGCCGATCAAGAATTGGTTAACGGAGCGCATCTATCGCCATGGCGCGGTGATGAAGCCGGAACGCTTCATCGTTCAGGTAACTGGAGAAGAGCTGAACGTTCAGTATCTCTTGGATCATCTGAAGACGAAGTTCGGCGAATTGTATGAGTTGGAATAA
- a CDS encoding iron-sulfur cluster biosynthesis family protein, with amino-acid sequence MIHIQVTPEAANRLRSLAGDQEAVFKLVYDIDGCGCGVNGVPALWILSPSAKEAGVSFASTNPAEIIYDPQQEVFFEEQMNLRYTAETQALTLSSNGQIYARDIAVVDKRS; translated from the coding sequence ATGATCCACATCCAGGTAACTCCTGAAGCAGCAAATCGTCTTCGTTCCCTTGCAGGAGATCAAGAAGCGGTCTTCAAACTGGTGTACGATATAGATGGCTGCGGCTGCGGTGTGAACGGCGTGCCGGCCTTATGGATCTTAAGTCCATCAGCCAAAGAGGCCGGTGTAAGCTTTGCTTCCACGAATCCCGCAGAGATTATCTACGATCCGCAGCAAGAGGTATTCTTCGAAGAACAGATGAATCTAAGGTATACAGCCGAAACGCAAGCCCTTACCTTAAGCAGCAACGGGCAAATCTATGCCCGAGACATCGCTGTGGTAGACAAACGAAGCTAA
- a CDS encoding beta-class carbonic anhydrase yields MPNLVDILRFNEHFVANKEYQQYLTNRYPNKKMVILTCMDTRLTELLPKALNLRNGDAKIIKNAGAIVLQPFGNVMRSILVAIYKLNAEEIFVIGHHDCGMTGMNADHIIDQAVVRGVDPKIMEILKNAGIDLRRWLRGFNDVEEGVRNSVRIIRNHPLLPPGTAVHGLLIHPETGKLDVVINGYESQ; encoded by the coding sequence ATGCCAAATTTAGTTGATATCCTCAGATTTAACGAACATTTCGTAGCGAACAAAGAGTATCAGCAGTATCTGACGAATCGCTATCCGAACAAGAAGATGGTGATCCTCACCTGCATGGACACGCGCCTTACTGAACTTCTGCCTAAGGCGTTAAACCTGCGCAACGGGGATGCCAAGATTATCAAGAACGCCGGAGCCATCGTGCTCCAGCCCTTCGGCAATGTGATGAGAAGCATCCTCGTCGCCATCTATAAACTGAATGCAGAAGAAATCTTCGTCATCGGTCACCATGATTGCGGCATGACCGGGATGAATGCGGATCATATCATCGATCAGGCCGTTGTTCGCGGCGTCGATCCGAAGATTATGGAGATCCTCAAGAACGCAGGCATCGATCTGCGCAGATGGCTGCGCGGTTTTAATGACGTCGAGGAAGGCGTGCGAAACAGCGTGCGGATCATTCGCAATCACCCTCTTCTCCCGCCGGGCACGGCGGTTCACGGCTTGCTCATCCATCCGGAGACCGGAAAGCTCGATGTCGTCATCAACGGCTACGAATCCCAGTGA
- a CDS encoding lipoate--protein ligase encodes MLFINNQNNHDPALNLALEEYALRNLPMDHTYLLFYINKPSIIIGKNQNTIEEINEEFVEQNNIQVVRRLSGGGAVYHDLGNLNFSFITKDDGDSFHNFAKFTQPVIDALRSLGVDAALTGRNDIQVGDRKISGNAQFSTRGRMFSHGTLMFDLNLDDVANALKVKPMKIESKGTKSVRSRVANIREFLKEDMTIEQFRDTLLRHLFNCEPDEVPEYELTEKDWEEVHKIADSRYRQWDWNYGKSPKFNIQNAYKFPSGIIDVRLEVMNGILENIKIYGDFFGVGEISELEDKLRGTRYEMNAVFEVLREVDLNHYFGKLTPEQFLALLFHRTIPE; translated from the coding sequence ATGCTGTTTATCAATAACCAGAACAACCACGACCCGGCACTCAATCTCGCCCTTGAGGAATACGCTCTGCGCAATCTGCCGATGGATCATACCTATCTTCTCTTCTATATTAATAAACCGTCCATCATCATCGGGAAGAACCAGAATACGATCGAGGAGATCAATGAGGAGTTCGTCGAGCAGAACAACATCCAAGTCGTTCGCCGGCTGTCCGGCGGCGGCGCCGTCTACCACGATCTCGGCAATCTGAATTTCAGCTTCATCACGAAGGATGACGGCGACTCCTTCCATAACTTCGCGAAGTTCACCCAGCCGGTGATCGATGCGCTGCGTTCCTTAGGCGTCGATGCGGCGCTTACGGGCCGAAACGATATCCAGGTCGGCGACCGCAAGATCTCAGGCAATGCCCAGTTCTCCACCAGGGGCAGGATGTTCAGCCACGGGACGCTGATGTTCGATCTAAACCTCGACGATGTGGCGAATGCGCTCAAGGTCAAACCGATGAAGATCGAATCCAAAGGCACCAAATCCGTGCGTTCCCGCGTGGCAAATATCAGGGAATTCCTGAAGGAGGACATGACGATCGAGCAGTTCCGCGACACCTTGCTCCGCCATCTGTTCAACTGCGAACCCGATGAAGTGCCGGAATACGAGCTCACGGAGAAGGACTGGGAAGAAGTCCATAAGATCGCGGATTCCCGCTATCGCCAGTGGGATTGGAACTACGGCAAATCGCCGAAGTTCAATATCCAAAACGCCTACAAGTTCCCATCCGGCATCATCGATGTGCGGCTTGAGGTAATGAACGGCATACTTGAGAACATTAAGATCTATGGGGATTTCTTCGGTGTTGGCGAGATCTCGGAACTGGAGGACAAACTGCGCGGAACCCGCTATGAGATGAATGCCGTCTTTGAAGTGCTGCGTGAGGTCGATTTGAACCATTATTTTGGCAAGTTGACACCGGAGCAGTTTCTCGCCCTGCTTTTCCACCGGACCATTCCAGAATGA